One window from the genome of Bacillus weihaiensis encodes:
- the mltG gene encoding endolytic transglycosylase MltG: MKEDSKKDSFRKKLLEKQSEAKVVRKIVLTVFILLVIAFSGLIGGGYLYIKSALQPVDPADQKTVNVTIPIGSSVSMIAKILEENQLIKDDRIFKYYIKFKNESDFQAGDYELKKSMTFDDIILSLKKGKVMEEVALQITIPEGRQLKEISSIIANNTTYDEEDIFKKLTDKTFIDAMRDKYPDLLTNDLFSEKVKYALEGYLFPATYPYYTENPTIEEIVEPMIGKMHEVVTKYYAQIQEKDMTIHEFVTMSSLIEEEATAKADREKISSVFYNRLDKDMMLQTDPTVLYALGEHKDRVLYADLEVESPYNTYKVTGLPPGPIANAGEMSMVAALNPEETDYLYFLATKEGQVIFTKTLDEHNKEKNTHITNQ, translated from the coding sequence ATGAAAGAAGATTCAAAGAAGGATTCTTTTCGTAAAAAACTTCTAGAGAAACAAAGTGAGGCAAAGGTTGTCCGGAAAATTGTATTGACCGTTTTTATTCTTTTAGTCATCGCTTTTTCAGGATTAATTGGGGGCGGTTATTTATATATAAAATCTGCTTTACAGCCTGTAGATCCAGCAGATCAAAAAACAGTTAATGTCACGATTCCAATTGGATCATCGGTATCAATGATTGCGAAAATTTTAGAAGAAAATCAACTCATAAAAGATGATCGTATCTTTAAATATTACATCAAATTCAAAAATGAATCTGATTTTCAAGCTGGTGATTATGAGCTGAAAAAATCAATGACATTTGACGACATTATTTTAAGTCTGAAAAAGGGAAAGGTAATGGAAGAAGTAGCTTTACAAATAACCATACCTGAAGGTCGTCAATTGAAAGAAATATCATCTATTATTGCAAACAACACAACCTACGATGAGGAAGATATCTTTAAAAAACTTACTGACAAGACATTTATTGACGCGATGAGGGATAAGTATCCGGACCTTCTTACTAATGATTTGTTTAGTGAAAAAGTAAAGTATGCTCTTGAGGGGTATTTATTTCCAGCAACGTATCCTTACTATACGGAAAATCCTACAATAGAGGAAATAGTAGAACCAATGATAGGTAAAATGCATGAGGTTGTCACAAAATATTACGCTCAAATTCAAGAAAAAGACATGACTATACACGAGTTTGTGACTATGTCCTCATTAATTGAAGAAGAAGCAACAGCAAAAGCGGATCGAGAAAAAATATCAAGTGTATTTTATAATCGATTAGATAAAGACATGATGCTTCAAACAGATCCAACTGTCTTATACGCTTTAGGTGAGCATAAAGATCGTGTTCTTTATGCAGATTTAGAGGTTGAATCTCCTTATAATACCTATAAAGTGACTGGCCTTCCGCCTGGACCTATCGCGAATGCAGGTGAAATGTCCATGGTAGCAGCTCTAAATCCAGAAGAGACAGATTACTTATACTTCCTTGCAACGAAGGAAGGACAAGTTATCTTTACGAAAACGTTAGATGAACATAATAAAGAGAAAAACACACATATTACAAATCAGTAA
- a CDS encoding O-methyltransferase, with protein sequence MLSEDVLTYIENLIPDRPPYVTKIEEYALMNSVPIMEKPGIEVLLLLLKMQQPKKIFEIGTAIGYSAIRMALALPETEIVTIELDEERYNQAKIHVKDMGLDHQIKLYLGDALLLSEKIKQHGEFDAFFIDATKAKYTKFFELYEPILSENGVIYTDNVLFKGTVARDRSLLKTRRQRTLVRKLDEYNKMLFTKEGYETTMIPVGDGIAVTRRIERVRGV encoded by the coding sequence ATGTTAAGTGAAGATGTACTAACGTATATAGAGAACCTAATTCCTGATAGGCCTCCGTATGTTACAAAAATAGAAGAATATGCCTTAATGAACAGTGTTCCAATTATGGAAAAACCAGGTATTGAGGTGTTGCTTTTATTATTAAAAATGCAACAACCAAAGAAAATCTTTGAAATTGGGACTGCCATCGGTTATTCAGCAATACGAATGGCGTTAGCATTACCTGAGACTGAGATAGTGACAATTGAGTTAGATGAAGAACGCTATAATCAAGCTAAGATCCACGTGAAAGATATGGGGCTTGATCATCAAATAAAACTATATCTCGGTGATGCATTACTACTTTCTGAGAAGATAAAGCAGCATGGGGAATTCGATGCTTTTTTTATAGATGCGACAAAAGCAAAGTATACAAAGTTCTTTGAACTATATGAACCCATTCTTTCGGAGAATGGTGTTATCTACACGGATAATGTGCTTTTTAAAGGCACAGTAGCAAGGGATCGATCATTACTAAAAACAAGAAGACAACGTACGCTTGTAAGAAAGCTCGATGAATACAATAAAATGTTATTTACAAAAGAAGGCTACGAAACAACAATGATCCCTGTAGGTGATGGGATCGCAGTTACAAGAAGAATTGAAAGGGTTAGAGGTGTTTAA
- a CDS encoding peptidase U32 family protein, giving the protein MKKPELLVTPKKVDEIVPLIDAGADAFIIGEQKFGLRLAGDFSREEVKEAIALAHQHGKKVYVAMNAIFHNELVEEIGEYLTFASEAGADAVVYGDPAVLMMAKEFAPSMKLHWNTETTATNWHTCNYWGRKGSKRAVLARELSMDAIVETKEHAEVEIEVQVHGMTCMFQSKRSLLGNYFEYQGKALKIENRDQEEAMFLFDPERDNKYPIFEDANGTHIMSPNDMCIIDELGEMIDAGIDSFKIDGILQTSEYILDVTKKYRLAIDTYIADQDKYEEIKEGLLSEIEELQAKNRPLDTGFFFKETVY; this is encoded by the coding sequence GTGAAGAAACCGGAATTATTGGTAACACCAAAAAAAGTTGACGAAATTGTTCCTCTTATTGATGCTGGAGCAGATGCATTTATCATTGGTGAGCAAAAGTTTGGTTTACGCCTAGCGGGGGATTTTTCTAGAGAAGAAGTAAAAGAAGCGATCGCTCTTGCGCATCAGCACGGAAAAAAAGTGTATGTAGCAATGAATGCTATTTTCCATAATGAATTAGTTGAAGAAATTGGAGAATATCTTACGTTTGCTTCGGAAGCGGGAGCAGATGCGGTTGTTTATGGTGATCCTGCTGTACTGATGATGGCTAAAGAATTTGCCCCATCTATGAAATTACATTGGAATACTGAAACCACTGCAACAAACTGGCATACGTGTAACTACTGGGGAAGAAAAGGATCTAAGCGTGCTGTCCTTGCTCGTGAACTGAGTATGGATGCAATTGTTGAAACAAAAGAACACGCAGAAGTAGAAATCGAAGTACAAGTACATGGGATGACTTGTATGTTCCAATCTAAACGCTCCTTATTAGGTAACTACTTTGAGTATCAAGGAAAAGCATTGAAAATTGAAAATCGAGATCAAGAAGAAGCGATGTTTTTATTTGATCCAGAACGTGATAATAAGTATCCAATCTTTGAGGATGCTAATGGAACCCATATTATGAGTCCTAATGATATGTGTATTATAGATGAGCTTGGTGAAATGATCGATGCAGGGATTGATAGTTTCAAGATTGATGGAATCCTACAAACTTCAGAGTACATTCTTGACGTAACTAAGAAATATCGTCTAGCCATTGATACGTACATTGCTGATCAAGATAAATACGAGGAAATAAAGGAAGGCTTGCTTTCTGAAATTGAAGAGCTACAAGCTAAAAACCGTCCGTTAGATACAGGATTCTTCTTCAAGGAAACCGTTTATTAA